Below is a genomic region from Neurospora crassa OR74A linkage group VII, whole genome shotgun sequence.
catgggggggggggggggggggcataGGTTGGCGCTAACCAAACCTTCAGTGGGGTCTACACTAAAGGGACCGATTTTAGCGCATCTCACCCGGAATGTTAAGTAGGTGCTAAGAGTGCTAAGAATATGGAAGGTAAGGAAGATACTTGTTCAGCGGTGATCATGATCGCCAACGCCAAACCCCATGTGGTTCGATATGTCTGGAGATAAAAAGACGGTTGAGGCTTACGAAATGCAGGTGCCATCACATTTGAGACATTTCCCTTTTtatatgttttttttttttttcggggATGAAGCCGAATCGCGAGACTTTCCATACCTACTCCTACAGTGTCTAAAGTCAATCTCTTGACACAAGGCGGCACCCTGCCCTGTCAAGGTAGTAGtgttgtagtgtacactaaaaAGGGGCTTCGCTGCGCCCCTGCCTAGGTGACCAGGGCCAAAATCCCACATGTTGTTAGCACATGACTTGGTGATGCTTCATCACTCCATGTCTATATCTACAACTCTCATTTGATCCCTGGGAAATAACGTAGGATTGTTGTAGATCCGTTCCGTGACCTGTTTTCCAGAATGATTTGAACCGAACCGAGGCCTGGGAATGCCTCTATACCCGATCGATGCGGATGATGCCGGTATTGACAAAACATGCGACACCAACACAGAGGTAGTACTTAATCTCCCCCGGATCCCCAATCTCGTTTACCTACTCTCGACAACGCAGAAATCCAGTCACGGGATTTCTGTTGTGGAAGTCGGAAGCTCTGATGTCTGGTCAACCCTCTGTGATTGCGAAATCATAGGTTCCTTGGATTGGAAAGCTTAGTTGGTtctggaaaggaaagaacgaGGAAGCCCTGAATTTGGCCATACCTTCTCTCGCTACCTATCACGGGCCTATTTAGTTCCTTCACGCTAGATGGCTTCCTTCTCTGACTGATGATGGCCTCTTTCCTGTGACCGGGGGTTGCCTTCTCTAGAGGCAGGTACACTGGGCCTTCCTGCCTGTAGGTCGTCCAACTCTCATGCGGCCACCACCATACCTACCAGCTTCTCGGCAGCTGGATACATGTAGAAGCCAAAGAAAGCAGCTGGTAGCCACTGAAACCCGCATGTTCTTGATGCCAAAGAGACCAATTTGATGCAGAAAACTTAAGTTAGAAATGTCGGTCCTGCCACTTTGAGTTGACTTCCGGACTTTCCCCAGCGCCGGTCCGGGGTATTTGAACATCAACAGAACGGCCAAAACAGTTCTCCTGCTTTTCTCATCCAACTCATTTCATGGCAATCAAATTCTTAGTCGCTCGAAAACCATGCCACACGCATCCAACATGGGCAAAAGTCCCAATGACCCCCGGTACCCCAACGGGTGGCATATGAACGACAGGATGCCCCATCATGACTCGTTTGAGCAGCTGTGGGAGACCAAGTGGAAAGATCCGGTAAATTTTATCTTTTCCAAATACTGTCTCAGGTACCCATCTACTGCGTTGTATATTACTGACAGATACCTAAACAGTGCTCCAAGGGCATCTACCCCTTCATGTTCGGTTCCATCGACGACTTCCAGCCCACCGCCGAGCACATCATCGCCAAAGGCCTGAAAGAGCCCTACAACTGGGACGAGTACGCCAGTTGCTTTTTCGGAACCGCTGAGAAGCTCGGCCAGACAGCTGCTGTTGCTCAGCAGGAAGGAGACACGGACAAAGCTCGTGATTTTTACCTGTTAGTAGTCCCTGTTCCTCTGCTTATCATCCCAGGGTCAGGTGAGACCCAACGAGAACATTAAGTGACATGATAGAATACCTCTAGCCGCGCCTCAGCAGTCTACCGCATCGCCCGCTTCCCCGCTCCTCGCTCCCCTCTGCAGCACCAAGCCTGGAAAAATGGCAAAGAAATGTTCTACGCCGGCGCCAAGCTAATGGAATATCCCATCCACGAAGTCCTCATCCCGCACACGCACGCCTTGGCAAACTCCAGCGAACAAAACTCCTTCATCCCCGTTAACTTACTcatccccccttcttcttcttcttcctccccttcttcctctggcTACCCCCTAGTCATCATAATGACAGGCCTAGACGGCTACCGCACCGAGCTGGCCGTCTGGCAACGCGGCTTCCTTGATAAAGGGGTCGCCACGCTGGTCGTCGAGATACCAGGGACGGGCGACTCCCCTGCTTTGGCTAGTGATCCACAGAGTGCTGATAGACAGTGGTCATCTGTTCTCGACTTTGTTGCGAAGGAGAAGCATGAGGAAATCGATAGCACCAAGATTATCGTGTGGGGCTTTTCCACAGGGGGTTACTACGCCTTGCGCGCGGCTCATACGCACCATGATCGATTGCTGGGCAGCATCAGTCTGGGAGGCGGGTGTCATCACATGTTTGATGAAGAGTGGTTGGATAAGGTGAATAATTTGGAGTATCCCTTTGATTTGGCGGATACGTTGGCGTATAAATTTGGGTATGGCAGTGATGGAGTGGAACAGTTCAAAAAGGAAGGACAAGTGAAATTCTCGCTTTTGCTGGATGGCACCCTTATGGGGCAGTGCTGTAGATGTTTGGTGGTGAATGGCGAGTGGGATCGCATCTTCCCCGTGGAGGAtctggcgctggcgctgaaGTGGGGGAGGCCCAAGGAGGCAAGGATCGTGAGGGAGAAGTGGCATATGGGCGAGCCGGAGAGTTTTGTGGTTATTCTCAGGTGGATTCACGAGTTGTTGGGGCTGGATGGGGATTATATGCATCACTTGAAGTTGTTGGGGGGTAAGACGAAGTGAATGCCTGACTGGAAGGACTCGAATCGAGTTAGTCATTTGGAATGGAGGTT
It encodes:
- a CDS encoding conidial pigment biosynthesis protein Ayg1; the protein is MGKSPNDPRYPNGWHMNDRMPHHDSFEQLWETKWKDPCSKGIYPFMFGSIDDFQPTAEHIIAKGLKEPYNWDEYASCFFGTAEKLGQTAAVAQQEGDTDKARDFYLRASAVYRIARFPAPRSPLQHQAWKNGKEMFYAGAKLMEYPIHEVLIPHTHALANSSEQNSFIPVNLLIPPSSSSSSPSSSGYPLVIIMTGLDGYRTELAVWQRGFLDKGVATLVVEIPGTGDSPALASDPQSADRQWSSVLDFVAKEKHEEIDSTKIIVWGFSTGGYYALRAAHTHHDRLLGSISLGGGCHHMFDEEWLDKVNNLEYPFDLADTLAYKFGYGSDGVEQFKKEGQVKFSLLLDGTLMGQCCRCLVVNGEWDRIFPVEDLALALKWGRPKEARIVREKWHMGEPESFVVILRWIHELLGLDGDYMHHLKLLGGKTK